In a genomic window of Prochlorococcus marinus subsp. marinus str. CCMP1375:
- a CDS encoding ABC transporter permease subunit — protein MKISKSNWLQIGLLLLVIGLLSILINNIIVNLYNTGLGFNYSWLLRPASFALAEHSLPFSPSDSYAWALFIGWLNSLKVIFASLFIATFIGFFVGIARIGTNILLNLISTGYITIIRQTPLLLQLMFWYFVGFLGLKDKAIAPLRGILSISNQGINLLGINLSAEFSALLLGLSVFTGAYIAEVVRGGINSVPRGQWEAFKSLGLSDIHGLYKIIIPQALPAIIPGLTSQYLNLAKNSTLAIAIGYADIYAVNDTIINQTGRAIECFILLLLSFLFLNIIISSLMEMVNKLILSTRINY, from the coding sequence ATGAAGATATCAAAATCTAACTGGTTACAAATAGGATTACTTTTATTAGTAATCGGTTTATTGAGTATATTAATTAATAATATTATAGTCAATCTATATAATACAGGGCTTGGATTTAACTACAGCTGGCTACTTCGACCTGCGAGTTTTGCTCTAGCCGAGCATTCTTTACCTTTCTCTCCTTCAGATAGTTACGCTTGGGCTTTATTTATAGGCTGGCTAAATAGCTTAAAAGTAATTTTTGCTTCACTATTTATTGCCACATTTATAGGCTTCTTCGTCGGCATAGCTCGCATAGGTACAAACATACTTCTTAATCTAATATCAACTGGATATATCACTATAATTCGGCAAACTCCGCTTTTACTACAACTGATGTTTTGGTATTTTGTTGGATTTTTAGGTCTCAAAGATAAAGCAATTGCTCCATTAAGAGGTATATTAAGTATATCTAATCAGGGGATAAATCTATTAGGAATAAATTTATCTGCTGAATTCTCAGCATTATTACTTGGATTAAGTGTCTTTACAGGTGCATATATTGCAGAAGTTGTACGTGGCGGCATTAACTCAGTTCCAAGGGGACAATGGGAAGCATTTAAAAGCCTTGGCCTTTCTGATATTCATGGTCTCTACAAAATAATAATTCCACAAGCCCTTCCTGCGATCATACCAGGACTAACAAGTCAATATTTGAATTTAGCTAAAAATAGCACCTTAGCTATAGCTATTGGTTATGCAGATATATACGCAGTCAATGATACTATCATTAACCAGACAGGAAGAGCTATTGAGTGTTTTATTCTCTTACTCTTAAGCTTCCTATTCTTAAACATTATAATTAGCAGCTTAATGGAAATGGTCAACAAGTTAATACTTAGCACTCGAATTAATTATTAA
- a CDS encoding MraY family glycosyltransferase, translating to MINLFIIPLLCSLIIIGLTLPCFRKLVIDTPDFRSSHKIPTPTAGGLVFTTISYLYFYINDTFYPFYLLPIIAISLIDDYRKVSSLARFSTQLIIASIVVHQSPLYKIILSLSPIYIAYLIYLFIVLLFLTIINYVNFMDGLDGLVSGSFIIIFLFISIFISTSFTPVVASLIGFFIFNKSPSKIFMGDIGSTFLGGLYITSLLYNANLIISLKLLIISAPLLLDPFVTLIRRFIANQPIFKPHKLHLYQRLHQAGFSHSKVASIYIISILLLALSIFTLQLHQFIIISLLVLLLFLFLEKFYATPFTIASSNLYKSNEFRKQNSYD from the coding sequence GTGATTAATCTATTTATTATTCCTTTACTATGTTCATTAATAATTATAGGCCTAACATTGCCTTGTTTTCGCAAGCTGGTAATTGATACTCCAGATTTTCGAAGCTCGCATAAAATCCCAACACCAACAGCTGGTGGATTAGTCTTTACTACGATCTCTTATTTATACTTTTATATAAATGATACTTTTTATCCATTTTATCTACTCCCTATAATAGCAATAAGCCTGATAGATGATTATAGGAAAGTATCTTCATTAGCACGTTTTAGTACACAACTAATAATAGCTTCTATAGTAGTTCATCAATCTCCTTTATACAAAATAATACTAAGCTTATCTCCCATTTATATAGCCTATCTTATATATTTATTTATTGTTCTACTATTCCTTACTATTATTAACTACGTAAACTTTATGGATGGACTTGATGGACTTGTAAGTGGTTCTTTTATAATAATCTTCTTATTTATATCTATATTTATCTCAACTTCATTTACTCCTGTTGTAGCATCTCTTATAGGGTTTTTTATATTCAACAAGTCTCCATCGAAAATATTTATGGGGGATATTGGAAGCACTTTTCTAGGAGGTCTTTATATAACCTCTCTTCTTTATAATGCCAATTTAATTATATCATTAAAATTATTAATAATTTCAGCCCCGTTATTATTGGACCCATTCGTAACGCTAATAAGAAGATTTATAGCCAACCAACCTATCTTTAAACCTCATAAACTTCATCTTTATCAAAGACTACACCAAGCAGGTTTTTCCCATTCTAAAGTAGCAAGTATATACATAATTTCCATTCTTCTTCTTGCATTATCTATCTTCACCTTGCAGCTGCATCAATTCATAATCATCTCTTTGTTAGTTCTTTTACTATTCTTGTTCCTAGAAAAATTCTATGCTACGCCATTTACTATAGCTTCTAGTAATCTTTATAAATCTAATGAATTTAGAAAACAAAATTCATATGATTGA
- a CDS encoding NAD-dependent epimerase/dehydratase family protein: MFTGLSGLTGSHLAKLLLKNGLSETDQYFCIVRSALSSYISLPSRVLCKNNFFYGDCEDEIFCTSVIKTVQPDLVVHLAQMKLLPVILKSTISLGIKPRIVVLGTTAVYSSFMSCSQPYKIAENFLTTNWDNFLVIRSSMIYGHPIDKNMNKLFRYVKRRFPIPIPNDGKALYQPIFYKDLAEIIYSLLFKQQLKGYYDLPGPDTVSLKAIIRLISSKLKMKPITFSIPIKPALYTMQLLEIIASKSRMSLPINSEQILRSSEDKICDSSLKSILPSYQLTSIDQGLEIQKTKMNID, translated from the coding sequence TTGTTTACTGGTCTAAGTGGCTTAACAGGATCTCATCTTGCAAAACTTTTACTTAAAAATGGTCTAAGCGAAACTGATCAATATTTTTGCATTGTTAGATCTGCTCTGTCTAGCTATATATCTTTGCCTTCAAGGGTATTATGCAAAAATAATTTCTTTTATGGAGATTGTGAAGACGAGATTTTTTGTACTTCAGTTATTAAGACAGTTCAACCAGACCTTGTTGTACATTTAGCTCAAATGAAATTGCTACCAGTCATACTTAAATCTACAATTTCCCTAGGCATAAAGCCAAGAATAGTTGTACTAGGGACTACAGCTGTTTATTCATCATTTATGTCATGTTCCCAGCCTTATAAAATTGCTGAAAACTTCCTAACCACTAATTGGGATAACTTCCTTGTCATTAGAAGTTCAATGATTTATGGACATCCCATAGACAAGAATATGAATAAATTATTCCGATATGTAAAAAGAAGGTTTCCCATACCTATCCCCAACGATGGTAAAGCCCTTTATCAGCCAATATTTTATAAGGATCTAGCTGAAATCATTTACAGCTTATTGTTCAAACAGCAACTTAAAGGCTACTATGATTTGCCCGGACCAGATACAGTTTCACTGAAAGCAATTATCAGGTTGATCTCCTCTAAGTTGAAAATGAAGCCAATTACATTTTCTATTCCAATAAAACCTGCTCTTTATACTATGCAACTGCTAGAAATAATTGCATCAAAATCACGTATGAGCTTGCCTATAAACTCAGAGCAAATACTTCGTTCTTCAGAGGACAAAATTTGTGACTCTAGTTTAAAATCTATTTTACCAAGTTATCAATTAACAAGTATTGATCAAGGGTTGGAAATTCAAAAAACTAAAATGAATATAGATTAA
- a CDS encoding polysaccharide biosynthesis protein has translation MRSLFNHSPSVYRLGLFQRRACLFAIDICTVFIAYISVNFLLVIETKGFPWILINSLCLAPPIFYFTGQYKSLTKYLGSKTIYIQATRNFLLVALTAIASYFYADNIPSFNFWVLYWFFLTVFIAIIRVALRDLLLELKLKRNHKLPHIAIYGAGEAGAQLAASIRLSKTYLLKFFIDDDSELWNRDLNGTPIIPPSLIKNYITSLDKIFIAIPTISSTRQKEILGFLKKYNLEVSIIPTLSDITSGRARVDQLRPVAIEDLLGREIVPPNKDILGDGIQQSVVCVTGAGGSIGSELCRQIIKLNPSKLILFDHSELNLYNINQELLSDINQNQNIYTVLGSVTNLSLVRKVFTEHQVDFVFHAAAYKHVPLVESNPLSGLVNNVLSTRNLCNLSRQCEVKKFVLISTDKAVRPTNVMGATKRLAEIVVQANAEEAESSSYESNSGKTCFSIVRFGNVLASSGSVVPLFQKQIAAGGPITITHPDVIRYFMTIREAALLVLQASVLAEGGDVFLLDMGEPQKIRDLAEQLVKLSGLSIKSDINPKGDIEMVFTGLRPGEKLFEELLIDASSEPTKHPLIYRAIERFIPSKELWPQLDSLEVELNSQNEAKSIERLIKLVPEFQFKPKGKSN, from the coding sequence ATGAGAAGCCTCTTTAATCATTCTCCATCAGTATATAGACTAGGTCTTTTCCAAAGAAGGGCTTGCCTTTTTGCTATTGATATCTGTACTGTTTTTATAGCATACATTTCTGTTAATTTCTTACTCGTAATAGAAACTAAGGGATTCCCATGGATATTAATTAATAGCCTCTGTCTAGCACCTCCCATTTTTTATTTTACAGGTCAATATAAATCTCTTACTAAATACTTGGGTAGTAAGACAATATATATTCAGGCTACAAGAAATTTTCTACTAGTAGCTCTAACAGCTATAGCTAGTTATTTTTATGCAGATAATATACCTTCATTTAATTTCTGGGTTCTTTACTGGTTCTTCCTAACTGTTTTCATAGCAATAATAAGAGTTGCTCTTAGAGACTTGCTTCTTGAACTAAAGCTAAAGAGAAACCATAAATTACCTCATATTGCAATTTATGGTGCTGGTGAAGCTGGAGCACAATTAGCCGCATCAATAAGGCTGTCTAAAACATATCTCTTGAAATTTTTTATTGATGATGATTCAGAGTTATGGAATAGGGACCTCAATGGTACTCCCATAATTCCTCCTAGTTTAATAAAAAATTATATTACCTCTCTTGATAAAATATTTATAGCAATTCCCACGATAAGCTCTACAAGACAAAAAGAAATTCTAGGATTTCTTAAAAAGTACAATTTAGAAGTCTCTATAATTCCTACATTATCAGACATAACTTCAGGCAGAGCTAGGGTTGACCAACTTCGTCCAGTAGCAATTGAGGATTTATTAGGCAGAGAGATTGTCCCTCCAAATAAAGACATTTTAGGAGACGGTATTCAGCAATCTGTTGTTTGTGTAACTGGTGCAGGTGGTTCAATAGGATCTGAACTTTGCAGGCAAATTATCAAACTTAACCCATCAAAATTAATTTTATTCGATCATAGTGAATTAAATCTCTACAATATCAATCAGGAGCTTCTAAGTGACATTAATCAGAACCAAAATATATATACTGTTCTTGGTTCAGTGACAAATCTATCTTTAGTTAGGAAAGTATTCACAGAACATCAAGTAGATTTTGTTTTCCATGCAGCTGCTTATAAACATGTTCCATTAGTTGAGTCAAACCCTTTATCAGGATTAGTTAACAATGTTTTATCTACAAGAAATTTATGTAATTTATCTAGACAATGTGAAGTAAAAAAGTTTGTCCTTATTTCGACAGATAAAGCTGTAAGACCAACAAATGTCATGGGAGCAACAAAGCGTTTAGCCGAAATTGTTGTTCAAGCGAATGCAGAAGAAGCAGAATCATCATCCTATGAATCCAATTCAGGAAAAACTTGCTTTTCAATTGTTCGCTTTGGAAATGTTTTAGCTTCTTCTGGTTCAGTAGTACCGCTTTTTCAAAAACAAATTGCAGCAGGTGGTCCGATCACTATTACTCATCCAGATGTAATTAGATACTTTATGACTATCAGGGAAGCTGCATTATTAGTTTTACAAGCTTCTGTTCTTGCCGAAGGAGGTGACGTATTTCTCTTAGATATGGGCGAGCCTCAAAAAATAAGAGATTTGGCAGAACAATTGGTTAAACTTAGTGGTTTATCTATTAAGTCTGACATTAATCCAAAAGGTGATATAGAAATGGTATTCACAGGATTACGTCCCGGCGAAAAGCTATTTGAAGAACTTCTTATAGACGCCTCATCAGAGCCTACTAAACACCCACTGATTTATCGTGCTATCGAAAGATTTATTCCTTCAAAAGAATTATGGCCTCAACTTGATTCTTTAGAAGTTGAATTAAATTCACAAAATGAAGCTAAATCTATTGAAAGGCTTATTAAACTTGTTCCTGAATTTCAATTTAAACCTAAAGGAAAGTCCAATTAG
- a CDS encoding amino acid ABC transporter substrate-binding protein: protein MKIKRFFSGMMTLSILLTGCASTGERNASRLQLIKKRNSLICGVSGKIPGFSFLETDGTYQGLDIDICKAFAAAFIGDSKRVQYRPLTAAERFTAVRTGEIDLLSRNTTFNLSRDSIGGNGLTFAPVIFHDGQGLMVKRNSRINTIESLANKSICVGSGTTTEQNINDAFEAISLPYTPIKYQDLNQVVAGYLQGRCSAMTSDRSQLAAARSGFPKPEDHIILNDILSKEPLAPASSGGDQKLSDAMRWVIFSLISAEEQGITKGNIKEKLQIAQNNPQMKSLRRFLGVEGDLGEKIGLANDFVVKVISSTGNYGEIYNRHLGINSEVPIPRGLNKLYNKGGVQIAPPFN, encoded by the coding sequence ATGAAAATCAAAAGATTTTTTTCAGGGATGATGACTCTTTCCATCCTATTGACTGGATGTGCAAGCACTGGTGAAAGGAATGCGTCTAGGCTTCAATTAATCAAAAAGCGAAATTCACTAATATGTGGAGTAAGCGGAAAAATTCCTGGATTCAGTTTTCTTGAGACCGATGGCACATATCAAGGATTGGATATAGACATTTGCAAAGCATTTGCTGCAGCTTTTATTGGAGATTCAAAAAGAGTTCAATACAGGCCTTTAACAGCAGCAGAAAGGTTCACAGCAGTAAGAACTGGGGAGATAGATTTGCTATCAAGAAACACTACTTTCAATCTCAGTAGAGATTCCATAGGAGGGAATGGACTTACTTTTGCCCCTGTCATCTTTCATGATGGGCAAGGGTTGATGGTTAAAAGAAATAGCAGAATCAATACCATAGAAAGCCTTGCAAACAAATCAATTTGTGTTGGATCAGGAACCACAACAGAGCAAAATATCAATGATGCATTTGAAGCAATATCACTTCCTTATACTCCAATTAAATACCAAGACTTAAATCAGGTGGTCGCTGGATATTTACAAGGTAGATGCTCAGCAATGACATCAGATCGATCTCAATTAGCTGCTGCTAGATCTGGATTCCCAAAGCCCGAAGATCACATTATTCTTAATGACATTTTAAGCAAAGAACCACTCGCACCTGCCTCCTCAGGAGGCGATCAAAAATTAAGTGATGCTATGCGATGGGTAATTTTCTCCCTTATCTCTGCTGAAGAACAAGGCATAACAAAAGGTAATATCAAAGAGAAGCTCCAAATTGCACAAAATAATCCTCAAATGAAATCCTTAAGAAGATTTCTTGGTGTTGAAGGAGATCTAGGAGAAAAGATTGGCCTCGCTAATGACTTTGTTGTTAAAGTAATAAGTTCAACTGGTAATTATGGAGAAATTTATAATAGGCATCTGGGTATAAATAGTGAGGTACCTATTCCTAGAGGATTAAACAAACTATACAACAAGGGAGGAGTGCAGATAGCTCCCCCCTTTAACTGA
- a CDS encoding glycosyltransferase family 4 protein, with product MNRKVKKLFLSKQPSRINLIVTRSDTVGGVHTHILNLIKTLESFNCSVHVITGNSKKALFIKRLDKLSIKYTINPYLVHPISIFNDVLAILWLTIFTIRSPKSILWSHSSKAGIISRIAAFISMTPSIHTVHGWSFVAPKRKLTKTIYLILERILSVITKKFIVVSEFDYNLALKKGFPYRKIDLIHNSVDRKSYRNRAINAKDSKVRFIMVARFDKQKDHLTVLNAFSLLSHYDNWELYFIGDGPLYEKIYQYASTLNIADKIIFGGHVSNVEKYYSLCNVFILSSHWEGFPMTSIEAMSYSLPLIISDVGGSKEVVIDDYNGYIFNSKDYQTLSKYISKFLEDPNICISMGKASLRIFENAFSDRIASDKIKLTLESVLN from the coding sequence ATGAATAGAAAAGTTAAAAAATTGTTTTTATCTAAGCAACCAAGCAGAATAAATTTGATTGTAACAAGATCAGATACTGTAGGGGGAGTACATACTCATATTCTAAATCTGATAAAGACACTTGAATCTTTTAATTGCTCTGTTCATGTTATAACTGGAAATAGTAAAAAGGCCTTATTCATAAAACGACTTGATAAACTTTCTATAAAATATACTATCAACCCATATTTAGTACATCCAATTTCAATATTTAATGATGTACTTGCCATTCTATGGCTAACAATATTTACTATTCGATCACCTAAATCAATATTATGGTCTCATTCAAGCAAAGCTGGAATTATTTCTAGAATTGCAGCTTTCATAAGCATGACACCTTCTATACATACTGTGCACGGATGGTCATTTGTTGCGCCTAAGAGAAAATTAACTAAGACTATATATCTAATACTCGAGCGAATCCTCTCTGTGATTACTAAAAAATTTATAGTTGTATCTGAATTTGATTACAATTTAGCCTTAAAGAAAGGCTTTCCTTATAGAAAGATAGATTTAATTCATAATTCTGTAGATCGAAAATCATATAGAAATAGAGCTATCAATGCCAAAGATTCAAAGGTTCGATTTATTATGGTTGCCAGATTTGACAAGCAAAAAGATCATTTAACAGTTCTAAATGCATTTTCCTTACTATCTCATTACGATAATTGGGAACTTTATTTTATAGGAGACGGGCCTTTATATGAGAAAATCTACCAGTACGCATCAACCCTAAATATAGCCGATAAAATTATATTTGGAGGTCATGTCAGTAATGTAGAAAAATATTATTCTCTTTGCAATGTGTTTATTCTATCTAGTCATTGGGAAGGATTCCCAATGACATCTATTGAAGCTATGAGTTATTCATTACCTTTAATTATATCTGATGTTGGTGGATCTAAAGAGGTTGTAATTGATGATTATAATGGCTATATTTTTAATTCTAAAGATTATCAAACTCTGTCTAAATACATATCAAAATTTCTTGAGGATCCCAACATTTGTATATCTATGGGGAAGGCCTCTCTTCGTATTTTTGAAAATGCCTTTTCAGATAGAATAGCATCTGATAAAATCAAATTAACTCTTGAGAGTGTACTTAATTGA